The Rhizobium favelukesii DNA segment CTTGAAGAACCGTCATCCCGGTTCGGAATTCATATTCGCCAGGATTTTTGACGTCGCCCACGACATAGATCGGTGGGTATTTCAGGATTTCGATGGTAGCGGCTGGCTCGTCGACCAGCCCGATCTTTTCTTTCAGCTTTTTGGAGATGTCCGATGCCAGAGCCGCTTCGTCCTTGTTTTCAACGGACACGGCGCCAACCAGTGGGACAATGATTGTCCCCTGGTCCGAGACTGTATATTCCCCCCCCACGGCAGCCCATTGCTCGTAGCTTCCCTTCGTTGGCATCCACTGGACAAGCGTCAGCCGAATCTTCGTGTTGGGGAAAATTGGGGAGGCGAGGGCTGCGCCGACATTCAGGACAAACAGCAAAGCACTCGCAGTTGCAACAAGCCGTGGGACAGCGCGCGGAAGCTTGTCGAAACCTGTGTGCAATATCATGTAACGCTCCAACAAGATTTCGCGACACCTCGAGCTGAAGCAGGAGCTGCCGTGGGTGCTGTCTGGTACAGCGATGATTTTATTCTTTCATTCTACGGTATCGCTATCTTTCGGGGCAATATGCCAGAAGTAATCAATAGGAGTTAGTCTTCGCGACACTCAAAAGAATTGATTGGCTGGAATCAGTAACGAAACATGACGGCAAGGCGAGATTGAAAGCTACCCAAATGGACTAGCGAACGACCATGCCATATACACTAACGACCAACTATCATGCCTTTCAAATCTGGTCGAAGATGACACCTCGCACTACGCCGCTCTAGTTTTCAAGTTCGGATATATTCGTAATGGGTGACATCGATGTCCACTTTTACCTTTCAATTCTTCGACGGAGGTTGCCGTATATCCTGCTGTGCGTAACAGCGAGTACGGTTCTGGCTCTTATTTTTGCGGTATTTCAGCCACGCACCTATCAGTCGTCGGCAAAGATCCTGGTCGAGGCGCCGCAGATCCCCGTCAACCTCGTCCGGTCCACTGTCCAGACCAGTTCCATGGGCCAGTTGCAAATAATCCAGCAGCAGGTGACGACGCGGGACAATCTTGTCAAACTCGCAGCAAAGCTCGACATCTACGCCGGCGAAAAGGAACAGCCGCCGGTCGAATACCTTGTAAAAAACATGCGTTCCCGCATCATTTTTGAAGAAACAGAATTGAGCGGCGGCGACGGTGCATCGGTATTCACGATTGGGTTCGAGGCCAAGTCCCCGCTCCTGGCAGCGCAGGTCGCCAATGAGCTTGCGACATCGATCCTGTCCGGCAATCAGAAACAAAGAACAGACAGGGCAGGAAATACTCTGGAGTTCTTTGACGACGAGGTGAAAAGACTGGATGGCGACCTTGCTCGTGTCGAGGCGGAACTCCTGAAATTCAAGAACGAAAACAGAGAAACGCTTCCCGAAAGCCTGGGTTTTCGTCGCACACAGCAGAGCGCATTGCAGGAACGGCTGATATCGCTCGAGCGGGAGCAATCGGATCTTCGCACAAGACGCAGTCTTCTGGTTGAAACCTACATGGTTACCGGCAAATATCCCACCGGCGAGCCTTTGACTGCGGAACAACAAATGCTGCTCGATCTGAACAAGGCCCTTTCCGATCAGCTTACGGTATTCTCGGAAACGAGCCCAAACATAGTCGCGCTGCGGGCGCGCATCGCCGCACTGCGCGGCAAGGTGGTCCCCAAGAAGCAAGAGGGTGGCGACACCAAGGCGCCATCGGGTCTTGATTTTCAGCTCTCCGACGTGGACAGGCGGATTGAAGCGATCGAACAGGAGCGGGCGCAGATAACCGGGAAGATTGAAGAACTGACGCAATCCATCCGCGCCACGCCAGCCACCGATATTCGACTGAACGCCCTTGAGCGCACGCTTGCGAATACGCAAACGCAGTACAACACGGCAATTGCCAAACGGGCAGAAGCCTCGTTGGGCCAGCAGATGGAGGCACGTTCCGACGGCGGGCGATTCTCACTTCTGGAGGAAGCCACCCAACCGCAACAACCACTGCGATCGAAACGTCGTCTCATCGTTATTGGCGGCATCCTCGCAGGGCTTGGCTTGAGTCTCGCAGTCATCGCATTGCTTGAAATACTGAACAAGACGATCCGCCGGCCGGCTGAATTGGTCCAGATGCTCCAGGCGCAGCCACTTGCGGTTATTCCTTTCATCAACACCCCCTACGAAACCCGAACGCCACCATTGAAAAGGAAGCTCAATAGCGTCACGCGAATATTCAGCCACCGTTGACGTCGTGGGATGACTGCCGGTCTTCCCGGACTGCTGGCCAAAAAGTGAACCCGAGTAGCGTCATGCTTCGACGCAGTGATTGAGGAAATGCAATGGAATTTGTTGGCAGATCGTCGCGCAGTAGAGGAATTGCCGAGATGGACGATCGGAGCCCGGCATTGCCGGAACCGCTGGATATTGTGCGAGGCGCATGGGAGGGACTACCCCCGCTTGTTGTTGACCACGATGCAGCTGCCAACAATCGCGTCATCACTTTGAACGGATCATCCCCGGCTCATGCTGCCTTTGACATGATGCGCACAAAGCTGCTGCGTCTGCTTAGGGAGAACAAGTGGACCTCGGTTGCCATCACGTCTCCGACCCCTTCATGCGGGAAGACCTGCGTTGCGCTGAACCTCGCATTCAGTCTGGCCAATCAGGGGGATTGTCGAACTGTGCTCGTCGATCTCGATCTACGGCGCCCGCAGATCGGCAAGGCCCTTGGCATCAAAAATTCAGGCTCAATCGAGAGCTTCCTGAAGGGGGACGCTGGCTTACGCGAAACGTTCTTTCGATACGGAGACAACCTCGCGATTGCGCCAAACCGACAGCCAATGCGCTTCTCGGCCGAACTCCTTCAAAGTGGCGCGGCATCTCAATCACTACAAGCGATGCGTCAGGAGGTAAAACCGGACGTCATCCTCTATGATTTGCCGCCTATGCTGTCGACCGATGATGTACTTGCGTTCCTGCCGAATGTAGACGGCGTCATCCTCGTTGCTGCTTCCGACCAAAGCACGATGAGCGAAGTGGATATTTGCGAGCAGAGCCTGCAGGAGAAGACGAACGTGCTAGGCGTTGTCCTCAACAAGAGCCAACACAGTCAGACGCAATACGGCTACTGAGACAAGCCGCGGCCCGGATAGTCCTGCTCCCTATTCAACCCATCCCTCAAACTGATTGCAGGGCGGCTCGGCCAGACCGTCTGCCGCGAGCGCGTTGAGCCTGACAGCAATTTCTGTCAGTCCGCGCTCTTCAGCATAATGCATCAGACCACCCCGCCAGCGTGGGAACCCATATCCGTGGATTTCTACAAGGTCGATGTCGGCTGACCTGAGCGCGACCTTATCCTTCAGGATCTTCGCGGCCTCGTTGACCATCGGCAAGACGATGCAGTCGATGATCGCAGCCTCATCCCATTGCCGTTGTGGCGTTCCGGTCGCAAGCTCGCCGATGATGCCAGCAACGATTTTCGAAGGTTGCGGCGTACGGTCGCCCTTGGTGTAGTCGTACCATCCACCGCCACTCTTGTGCCCAAAGCGCTCCAATGCACAAAGCCGCTCAGCGACCGGTGCAAAGGGAGTATCGCCGCGCGCATGCGCCGCCCGGCGTTGGAAGGCAGCAATGTCGAGACCGCCGAGGTCCTGAGCCTCGAAGGGGCCCATCGGAAAGCCGAAGGTGCGCATCGCCGCATCGACCGCCTGTGGTGTCGCGCCTGCTAGCAACAGGCGCTCGGCCTGGGCGCGGGTCATTTTCAGGATCCGGTTGCCAATAAAGCCATCGCAGATGCCGGCGCGCACCGGAATCTTGTTCAGCATGCGGGCGAGCGCAAAACCCGTCGCCAGTGTCGCCGCCGTGGTTTGAGCTGTCGGCACGATCTCCAGCAGTTTCATGACATGAGCCGGGCTGAAGAAGTGCAACCCGACAAAGCGCTCTGGATGCTTGATGCCGGCCGCAATCTCTTCTGGATCGAGGTAGGAGGTGTTGGTGGCAAGCACGGCGTCAGCGCGGCAAACTGCAGACAGCCTGCTGAAGACGTCGCGCTTGACGTCGATATCCTCAAATACCGCCTCTATGACGAGGTCGACTCCGGCGAGAAGGCCATAGTCGGTCGTGCCCGTTACGGCCGACAGCCGCTCGGCCGCGGCTTCGGAACTGATCTTACCGCGCTTGACCAAACCGTCAATAATCGAGCGCAGGTTGGAAAGGCCGCGTTCGAGCGCAACCTCGTCGCGCTCCACCAGCGTGACGGGCAATCTCGCGTCGCAAAGGGCTGCCGCGATTCCTGCACCCATGGTTCCGCCACCGATCACAGCGGCAGAACGGATCCTCCGGGGCTCGACACCGCCAAGCTCCGGCGGCCTCAGGGCTGCACGTTCCGCGAAGAAAACATGGCGCAAGGCAGAAGCCTGGGACGAGCCGCGCAACTCGAGAAACGTCTGGCGTTCGAAGGCCATTGCAGCCTCGAAATCGGCCTCAGCCGCCGTGCGCACGCAGGCGAGTGCACGGAGCGGCGCGTCCTCGCGCTTGGCGCGGCCGGCAACCACCGTCGTGCTCGTTTCCCAAAACGCTGCGTCCACTGCGGGCACACCTCGTTGGCGAAGTGGAAGCGGAAGAGACTGATCGAGGGCCGCGCGCGCAAAGTCGATCGCCCCCTTTTCCAGATCACCTTCGACGACCGCGTCAATCAGACCCTGCGCACGGGCCCTGGGCGCGGCCACCGGCGTGCCGGTTGTGACCATTTCCGCGGCAAGCGCCGGCCCGACGAGCCGTGGCAGCCGCACCGTGCCGCCGGCGCCTGGTACGATGCCAAGGCGGACTTCGGGCAAGCCGACGCTCGCTGACGGTACCGCCACGCGAAAACGGCAGCCGAGCGCTACTTCGAAGCCGCCGCCAAGCGCACTGCCGTGAATTGCGGCGACCCATGGCTTGGCTGCCGTCTCGATGCGTGCGACGAGATCCGGTAGGTGAGGGGGTGTCGGGGGCTTTCCGAATTCGTTGACGTCGGCACCGGCGATGAAGGTCCGCCCCTCGCAGATCAGAACCACTGCGCGCACCGATGGATCGGCGTCCAGCGTCTCAGCCGCATTCCACAAATCCTGCCGCAGCGCCTGCGACAGGGCGTTGACGGGCGGGTTGTCGATGGTGACGATGGCGACGTCGCCGGCGCGTTCGATGGTCACGGTCATGATGTCATATTCCCACGTAGGCTTCGCGAATGCGTTTATCGGCAATCAGGTGCTCCCCCCAAGAGAACATAGGTTAAGTCAAAGCCCCGTCACGCCGCCTTCGGGCGGCGCCACATGACGATACGGAATCGGTTGGCCACGAAGGCTGTGTCTGTCAGGCTGGCGTTGCCTGCCGGGTTGGCACCGGTGACATGGAAATCACTGAACGCAGCACTCTGGTTGACGAAGATGCCGCCAGTCAGATTGATCGAGAGGTTGACGCCGGCCTTTGCGAAGGCGTCCACGGCAGCGTCAGTTCGGTTGTCGTTCGTGTCGTAGAGTGCCGCGGTGATGGCACCTTTGCGGCGGGCAAGCGTTGCCGCTTTTGCGATGCCGTCGTCTGCATCCGCGACGCCGACGATGAAGGCGATCGGACCGAAGCGCTCTTCCTCATGCGCATCCGTCTTGTCGGCATCGACGGCAAGGACGAGGGGTGTTGCCGTGCGCGCATCTCCAGCGTTGATCGGGGCAGAATCGCGAATGATCGTTCCGAGGCCACGGGCTGTCGCAATACGGGCCAAGGTTGCCGGATTGGCGATAGCGCCACAGACGCCGGCGGCGCGCGCCGGATCGGCAACAAGGTCGTCGATTGCCGCAACAATACCCCCTGCAACATCGTCGAAGCTCTTGTGACCCTGGTTCGTCTCTATGCCGTTCCTGGGGACGTAGATGTTCTGGGGCGCGGTGCACATCTGGCCACTGTAGAGGCAGAGGGAGAAGGCGATGTTGGCGCACATCCCGGCGAAATCGTCTGTGGCAGCGACGACGATCGAATTGACACCGGCCTCCTCCGTGTAGAGAGGAGCCTCTCCGGCATGCCGGCGCAGCCAATCGCCGAAGCTGTTCGAGCCCGTATAATCGATGATCGACACGGCATCGTTCTCAACGAGATCGCGGGTGATTTCGGCGCCGGGCGCATCAGCGGCGAGGAGCGCGACGTCGGCGGCAAATCCTTCTTGGCTCAACACCTGACGGATGACCGAAACGGTGATTGCCAACGGCAGGATTGCGCCCGGATGGGGCTTGACGATGACCGTGTTGCCGGTCGCAAGGCTGGCAAACAGGCCCGGATAGCTGTTCCAGGTCGGGAAGGTCTGGCAGCCGATTACCAGCGAGACGCCACGCGGCACGATCCGCCAGTGCTTTTCGAGAACGATTGGCTCGGCTATTCCTTGCGGTTTGGTCCAAACGGCCTGAGCGGGCGTGCGGGTCATCTCTTGGAAGGCATAGGCAAGGGCCTCAAGACCACGATCCTGCGCATGCGGGCCGCCGGCCTGGAACGCCATGGCAAACGCCTGCCCGGTCGTATGCATGACGGCGTTGGCCATTTCGAAGCTGATGCGATTGAGGCGGGCGAGAATTTCAAGGCAGATCCCGACGCGCGTTTCCGCTGATGCGGCAGCCCATGCGGGAGCCGCAGTCCTGGAGGCTTCAACCAGCGTTATGGCGTCCACAGCCGGATAGGTGATGCCAAGGGGCGGGCCGAACGGCGAAACCTCAGTGCCAACCGTTGCCGTTGCCGGATGACCGGGCAGATCGAAGGGCCTGCCAAGCCGGGCATTGTAGGAGGACAGACCATCGTCCTTGGCGGTTTCGCCATAGATCTTGCCACTCGGGACTTCGGGATAGGCCGACCAGTAGCCGCGTTCCTGCGCTGCCTTCAGGGCTGCGGCAAGGGTCTGCTGGTGGCGGGCAAACAGGGTGTGCATTCACATGGTCCTCTCATGCTCTGGATTTATAATTGACCGGCCGGTCGGTTTATGCAAGAGTTTTTTCATGAACCGCCCGATCCTGGCGGAACTGGAGGAAACATGTCCGAATCCGACACCGTCCTGTCGGCGTTTGCCGATGGCGTCCTTACGCTGACCCTCAACCGCCCCGACAAGCTCAATGCCTTCAACGAGGACATGCATCGGGCTCTGCGCGCCGGTTTTAAGCGTGCGCATGACGATGCGTCCGTGCGCGCCGTGCTTCTTACCGGAGCTGGTCGAGGCTTCTGCGCCGGGCAGGATCTCGGCGATCGCGATCCACGCAAGGGCGGCGCTGCTCCCGACCTCGGGCGCACGATCGAGCTCTTTTATAACCCGCTGATCCGCCTCATCAGGACACTCGACAAGCCCGTCATCTGCGCGGTGAACGGCGTCGCAGCCGGCGCCGGCGCCAACATTGCGCTTGCCTGCGACATCACCCTGGCTGCGCGCTCGGCGCGCTTCATTCAGGCCTTTGCCAAGATCGGCCTGGTGCCTGATTCCGGCGGGACCTGGAGCCTGCCCCGCCTGCTTGGTGAAGCGCGTGCCAAGGCGCTCGCAATGACAGCAGAGCCGCTCGACGCGGAAACGGCGGCAGGCTGGGGCCTGATCTGGAAGGTGGTCGAAGATGCCACACTCCTTGATGAAGCTACCGCACTTGCTGTCAGGCTTGCCGCCGGGCCGACAAGGGGCCTTGGCATGACCAAGCGCGCCATTCAGGCCGCGGCGACCAACTCGCTGGATGAGCAGCTGGAGCTGGAACGCGATCTTCAACGTGAGGCTGGGCGCAGCGCCGACTACGCCGAGGGCGTCTCCGCATTCCTGGAAAAGCGCAAGCCGGAGTTCAGGGGACAATGACCGACAGGCTCGTTCTGACGGCGCAGGAGCTTGCCGACGCCTGCGCGGACGCGATGTGGCGCGAGGATAACGCCACGCGTCATCTCGGCATGGCCGTGGAGCAGGTAGCACCGGGCGTGGCGGTGATCTCGATGGTTATCAAGCCTGAAATGACCAACGGTCATGGAACCTGCCATGGCGGATACATCTTCACGCTGGCCGATTCCGCCTTCGCCTTTGCCTGCAACACCTACAACCAGCGGGCCGTCGCGCAACATTGCTCGGTCACCTACATCGCACCGGCCATTGCCGGCGACCGGTTGACGGCAACGGCGCGCGAGGTTTCGCGGCGCGGTCGCGGCGGCATCTACGACATCAACGTGACCAATCAGAACGGCGAGCAGATAGCCGAATTTCGCGGTCACTCGCGCACCGTCAAGGGCACCCTCTTGCCGGAGCGGCCTTAAAGCGACCGGCCGTTCATCTTGGAGGAGACAGACATGGAAGACCTATCACCCCGCCCCGGCGACCTCGACGCCGTCGAGACCGCCTCGCGCGATGAACTTGCGGCACTCCAGCTCGATCGGATGAAATGGTCGTTGAGCCACGCCTATGAGAACTCCGCCTTCTACCGCGCGCGCTTTGACGAGGTGGGCGTCCATCCGTCGGATCTGACATCGCTGGCCGATCTGGCGAAGTTCCCGTTCACGACCAAGAAGGATCTTCGTGACACTTATCCCTTCGGCATGTTTGCCGTGCCGCGCGAGAAACTGACGCGCATTCATGGTTCGTCGGGTACAACAGGCAAGCCGACGGTGGTTGGCTACACGCAGAAGGATATCGACATCTGGGCAGACGTGGTGGCGCGTTCGATCCGCGCCGCTGGCGGCCGTCGTGGCGACATGGTCCATGTCGCTTACGGCTATGGGCTCTTCACCGGCGGCCTGGGTGCCCATTACGGCGCCGAGCGGCTTGGCTGTACCGTCGTGCCGATGTCCAGCGGCATGACCGAGCGGCAGGTCACGCTGATGCAGGATTTCAAGCCACGCATCATCATGGTGACGCCCTCTTATATGCTCTCCATCCTCGACGAATTCCGCCGCCAGGGGATCGACCCGCGTAAGAGCTCGCTGGCGGTCGGCATTTTCGGCGCCGAACCCTGGACGAACGCGATGCGTCAGGAGATCGAGCAGTCTTTCGACATGCATGCGGTAGACATTTATGGCCTCTCGGAAGTCATGGGGCCTGGCGTTGCCAGTGAGTGCGTCGAGACCAAGGACGGGCTGCATGTCTGGGAAGACCATTTTTATCCCGAGATTATCGACCCGGCCACGGGCGAGGTTCTGCCCGATGGCGAGATGGGCGAGCTCGTCTTCACGACGCTGACGAAGGAAGGCCTGCCGATCATCCGCTATCGCACGCGCGACCTGACGCGGCTCTTGCCCGGCACGGCACGCTGCATGCGGCGCATCGAAAAAATCACCGGCCGCTCGGACGACATGATGATCCTGCGCGGCGTCAACGTCTTCCCGACGCAGATCGAGGAGCAGATCCTGAAATGTCAGGGGCTCGCCCCGCATTTCCAGATCGAGCTCAGCCGCGCCGGCCGTATGGATCAGATGACCGTCCATGTCGAGTGCGCGCCTGACGCCGCCGACGAAATTGCGCGCGCTTCCTCGGCAAAAGCCCTTGCCCACTACATCAAGAGCGTCGTTGGTGTTACCACAAAGATCGAGATTCGCGACCCGGGTGGAGTCGCACGGTCCGAGGGTAAGGCCAAGCGGGTCGTCGACAACAGGCCGAAGGAATAAAGCCGATTGCTTCCCGGCGTGGTGACATTCCGGGAAGCGTCAAGCAAGAGCTGTCGAAAGCTCGTCGCGTGGAGGGCGCGGAGAAAGAACAGGAACGCAGGATAATATGGCACGAACGCGCGCGATCGACTTTGAAGAGAAACAACGCAGCCTCTTGAGCAGCGCCGCTGCCGTGTTTGCCGAGATGGGGATGGAGAAAGCCTCCATGGCTCACATCGCCTCGCGCAGCAACGTTTCCAAAGCCCTGCTTTACCACTACTACCCGAGCAAGGACGCCCTGATCTTCGATATCATTCGCAACCATCTCGAAGAGTTGGAAGCTGCCCTTGCTGCCGCGGATAAACCCGGCGTTTCTCCTCAGGAAAGATTGCGGCTTCTCGTTCGCCTGGTACTGGAAAACTATCGCGGCGCCGACAACGAGCACAAGGTGCAGCTGAACGGTACGAGCGCGCTCTCGCCAGCGCAACTTGACGAGCTGCGTGCCATCGAACGGAGGATCGTCAAGCGTTTTTCCAACACCATCTTCGAGATCAATCCGGATCTCAACGCGAACAAGCCGTTGCTGATGCCGGTGACGATGTCGCTCTTCGGCATGATGAACTGGGTCTATATGTGGTTTCGACCGGGCGGTCCTGTCAGCCGCGACGAATATGCCGATATTGCCACCACCCTGATCCTCGAGGGCGTCAAGGCGGTGCGCTGAGCGCTAGGCTTGATTGCTAATTTCAGCCGATCCAGCATCAATGGATGGATCGTATCCGGGCTCCCTGGCGCTTCTCGGCGATTTCTCGCTGAGTTCGCCGATGACCCCTTGTCGGCGATCCGACCGTAAGGCTGTTCTGGTGATGCCAGGTTATATTCCGCTTTAAGCCTTTTGGGCAGATGCCCGGATCAGGCGGTTACGTTGGTGGCGGCCCTCAGATGAGCAATTGCCCTAAGGCGATGCAGCTGCTGACCTGAGGGAGCCATCCGCTAGATCGCGGCAATAGATAATAACGGTTCATCATTTCGGTTTGACGGGCAGTAGATTCCCGAGCTCCATTGGAAAGGGGAACAAGATCGTCGAAGTCTTCTCACCGGCGATGACGTTCAATGTGCTCAAATAGCGAAGTTGCATAGCCTCTGGTTGCCTGGCCAGGATTTCGGCCGCTTCGAGTAGCTTCGCTGCGGCCTGCTGCTCGCCCTCGGCATTGATGATCTTGGCGCGACGCTCGCGTTCGGCTTCCGCTTGACGGGCAATTGCGCGGATCATCGATTCATTGATATCGACATGTTTGATCTCGACATTGGCAACTTTGATGCCCCACGCATCCGTCTGGGCGTCAAGGATTTCCTGAATGTCCAAGTTGAGCTTGTCGCGCTCGGCCAGCATCTCATCGAGGTCGTGCTTGCCGAGTACCGAGCGCAACGTCGTCTGGGCAAGCTGGCTTGTCGCCATCATGAAATCCTCGACCTGTATCGTCGACTTCTCGGGATCGATGACCCTGAAATAGATCACCGCGCTGACGCGCACCGAGACGTTGTCGTGAGAAATGACGTCCTGGCTGGGGACATCGAGTACGCGCGTACGCAAATCGACCCGTATCATCTGCTGGACGTAAGGGACGAGCAGGATCAGGCCGGGTCCCTTGACGCCGGTAAAGCGGCCAAGTGTAAAAACGACGCCGCGTTCGTATTCCCGCAAGATCTTGACCGCGGATGCGACGATGACGAGCAAGATAAGGATCGCCACAAGATAAAAGGCGAGATCTGCAAACATACCCATTTCTTCTTCTCCTGCTTCCTAAGGCCGCTAGATCTCCTGCAGGCTGCGTGCGACTTCGAGCGTCAGCCCGTTTCGGCCGGTCACCCTGACGCCGTCACCAGCGGCGAGTGGCTCGGCAGAAATCGCCTTCCACCGCTCGCCATGCGCGATGACGTAACCCCTAGCCCCAGCCCAGCTCTCAACCTTGCCCGAAATTCCGATCATCTGCTCTGCACCGGTGGCGACCTCGCGCCAGCGCGAGGTGAATGCGAGGCGAGCAACGACAAGGCTGAAAGCGAGGCTGGCGGCTGCGATCGCACCCAGTACGGGCCAGGAAACTTCTAGGCCGGGGATATCCGTGTCGAACAGAATGGTTGCGCCGAGCACCAGCGCCACACCGCCGCCGACGCCGAGCGCGCCGAACGTTGGCGAATGCGCCTCTGCCACCGTCAGCCCGACGCCGAGGATGATCAGCCCGATGCCGGCGAAACTCACCGGCAGCAATGCCAGGGCATAGAGCCCAAGAAGCAGGCAGATGCCACCAATCGTGCCAGGAAGCATTGTCCCAGGCGCAAGAAATTCGAAGATCAGGCCATAGATTCCGACCATCATGAGGATGATTGCGATGTTTGGATCGGTAATCACGGAAAGTAGGCGCGTTCGCCAGTCCGGCTGGAATTCCTCGACGACAAGACCGGCGGTATCGAGCCGAACATCTGTTTGGCCGACCCGGACCATGCGTCCCTGGGCCTGGGTCAAGAGATCGCCAACGGTAGCTGCCGTGAAATCGATGACGTGCTCGCGCGCGGCGGCGGTCGATGAAAGGCTCGCAGCTTCGCGCACTGCTTTTTCTGCCCAGTCGGCGTTGCGATTGCGCAGTTCCGCAAGCCCTCGAATGTACGCCACCGCGTCGTTGATAGCTTTCGCTTCGCTGGCGTCGCGGGGAGGCTGCGGCGGCTTGCCGCTCGGATTGTCCTTGTTGGGCTCCGGCTCGCCGCCGAAGGGCTTTCCGCCAAGTGCAATCGGTGTCGCAGCGCCGAGATTGGTGCCTGGCGCCATTGCCGCGATATGGCTTGCGTAGAGAATATAGGTGCCAGCACTGGCCGCCCGCGCCCCACTCGGTGCCACAAAACCTGCCACAGGCACGGACGACGCAAGGATTGCGCGAATGATTTCCCGCATGGAGGTGTCGAGACCGCCTGGTGTGTCGATCTGTAGGACAATCAGGCCCGCGCCACGTTCGCCGGCACGTTGAAGGCCTCGCATCACATAGTCGGCAGCCGCCGGACTGATGGCGCCGTTCACCTTCAAGACTATAGCCGCGCGCTTGGATTCCGATGCCAGCAGGGCCGTCAGGCCCACAGCTGAGAGCAGCGAGAACAACGAGATCAGGATTGGCGGCAGCCACCGCCAACACCTTAAGCTCAGCGCTACCACCTGCGGAACGCTCATGATTTCTAATATATGTGTCAGAAATCACAAAGAGAAAGGAAAGCGTCGGAAGCGGCGCCCAAAGACGAACGCAAAGCTCAAGCGTTCGCTCGTACCGTCAGCTTAGCTTGGCGAGGATGCGACGCCTCAAGTCCCAGATGGGCTCTTGAGCGCAATGCAAAATTGTTGCCGCTACCCCTTCATCAGACAGCTTAGGACGTCGGAAAAACCGACCCCCAGAACTGCGATGACGACCAGGGCAAGAATCAAGAAAATGCGAATACAGGCACTCTAAATATAGCTCCCGATGTGATAATATTTGCAACTCGCTCGAGGATGAGATGCCGGGCGACGTTTCGACTTTTCGCAGAGCGGTTCGCCTGGGTGTCGAGGTAGCGTTTCCGCTATGCCGGAAAGAGTGAATCCCCCGATAAAGACGCCTCGGGATAACATCTCGGAATGGGAGGTGTACAATGCTTCGCAGATTGTTTCTCACCTTGGCTATTGCGACGTCCGCGCTCGCGATCAACGGAGCCGCATGGGCTGACATCACGATCCTCGTGCCATCGGGCAGCGAGGGTGACGGTCTCAGGGCCGCTGCCGACGACTACGGAAAGTTGAAGGGCACGAAGGTGGAGGCCGTCCAGGCGCCTTATGCCAACGTGTTCGAGCAAGGCGCCAATGCCGGCGCGACCAAGTCCGGTGTCTTCGACATTATCCTCATGGACGATCCGTGGATTCCGTTTTTCGCCGAGAACGGGCATCTGGAAGATCTGACCGCTTACTTCAAGAAGGCCGGAATGGAAGGGCCGGACAATGATTTCCTTTCGAAGTCGCTGGCGGTCTGCCGCAATCCCTACAATACCGGGCCCTATGTATGTCTGCCCTATGTGGGGAATGCGCAGATGTTCTTCTATGACGCTGCCAAGTACAAGGAAGCTGGGGTAGATGCTCCAAAGACCTGGGATGACGTGTTGAAGGCGAGCAAGAAGCTGACAGAAAGCGGAGGTGGCCGTTATTTCGGTTACGTCTTCCGAGGCGGCCAGGGAAATCCGGTGGTTGCCGATTTCATGCCGATCTTCTGGTCCTATGGCGCTGATATGTTCAACGCCGACCGAACCAAGGTAACGATCGACACGCCTGAAGGGGCC contains these protein-coding regions:
- a CDS encoding GumC family protein; the encoded protein is MGDIDVHFYLSILRRRLPYILLCVTASTVLALIFAVFQPRTYQSSAKILVEAPQIPVNLVRSTVQTSSMGQLQIIQQQVTTRDNLVKLAAKLDIYAGEKEQPPVEYLVKNMRSRIIFEETELSGGDGASVFTIGFEAKSPLLAAQVANELATSILSGNQKQRTDRAGNTLEFFDDEVKRLDGDLARVEAELLKFKNENRETLPESLGFRRTQQSALQERLISLEREQSDLRTRRSLLVETYMVTGKYPTGEPLTAEQQMLLDLNKALSDQLTVFSETSPNIVALRARIAALRGKVVPKKQEGGDTKAPSGLDFQLSDVDRRIEAIEQERAQITGKIEELTQSIRATPATDIRLNALERTLANTQTQYNTAIAKRAEASLGQQMEARSDGGRFSLLEEATQPQQPLRSKRRLIVIGGILAGLGLSLAVIALLEILNKTIRRPAELVQMLQAQPLAVIPFINTPYETRTPPLKRKLNSVTRIFSHR
- a CDS encoding CpsD/CapB family tyrosine-protein kinase — its product is MDDRSPALPEPLDIVRGAWEGLPPLVVDHDAAANNRVITLNGSSPAHAAFDMMRTKLLRLLRENKWTSVAITSPTPSCGKTCVALNLAFSLANQGDCRTVLVDLDLRRPQIGKALGIKNSGSIESFLKGDAGLRETFFRYGDNLAIAPNRQPMRFSAELLQSGAASQSLQAMRQEVKPDVILYDLPPMLSTDDVLAFLPNVDGVILVAASDQSTMSEVDICEQSLQEKTNVLGVVLNKSQHSQTQYGY
- a CDS encoding 3-hydroxyacyl-CoA dehydrogenase NAD-binding domain-containing protein, whose protein sequence is MTVTIERAGDVAIVTIDNPPVNALSQALRQDLWNAAETLDADPSVRAVVLICEGRTFIAGADVNEFGKPPTPPHLPDLVARIETAAKPWVAAIHGSALGGGFEVALGCRFRVAVPSASVGLPEVRLGIVPGAGGTVRLPRLVGPALAAEMVTTGTPVAAPRARAQGLIDAVVEGDLEKGAIDFARAALDQSLPLPLRQRGVPAVDAAFWETSTTVVAGRAKREDAPLRALACVRTAAEADFEAAMAFERQTFLELRGSSQASALRHVFFAERAALRPPELGGVEPRRIRSAAVIGGGTMGAGIAAALCDARLPVTLVERDEVALERGLSNLRSIIDGLVKRGKISSEAAAERLSAVTGTTDYGLLAGVDLVIEAVFEDIDVKRDVFSRLSAVCRADAVLATNTSYLDPEEIAAGIKHPERFVGLHFFSPAHVMKLLEIVPTAQTTAATLATGFALARMLNKIPVRAGICDGFIGNRILKMTRAQAERLLLAGATPQAVDAAMRTFGFPMGPFEAQDLGGLDIAAFQRRAAHARGDTPFAPVAERLCALERFGHKSGGGWYDYTKGDRTPQPSKIVAGIIGELATGTPQRQWDEAAIIDCIVLPMVNEAAKILKDKVALRSADIDLVEIHGYGFPRWRGGLMHYAEERGLTEIAVRLNALAADGLAEPPCNQFEGWVE
- the paaN gene encoding phenylacetic acid degradation protein PaaN, yielding MHTLFARHQQTLAAALKAAQERGYWSAYPEVPSGKIYGETAKDDGLSSYNARLGRPFDLPGHPATATVGTEVSPFGPPLGITYPAVDAITLVEASRTAAPAWAAASAETRVGICLEILARLNRISFEMANAVMHTTGQAFAMAFQAGGPHAQDRGLEALAYAFQEMTRTPAQAVWTKPQGIAEPIVLEKHWRIVPRGVSLVIGCQTFPTWNSYPGLFASLATGNTVIVKPHPGAILPLAITVSVIRQVLSQEGFAADVALLAADAPGAEITRDLVENDAVSIIDYTGSNSFGDWLRRHAGEAPLYTEEAGVNSIVVAATDDFAGMCANIAFSLCLYSGQMCTAPQNIYVPRNGIETNQGHKSFDDVAGGIVAAIDDLVADPARAAGVCGAIANPATLARIATARGLGTIIRDSAPINAGDARTATPLVLAVDADKTDAHEEERFGPIAFIVGVADADDGIAKAATLARRKGAITAALYDTNDNRTDAAVDAFAKAGVNLSINLTGGIFVNQSAAFSDFHVTGANPAGNASLTDTAFVANRFRIVMWRRPKAA